One stretch of Tenacibaculum sp. MAR_2010_89 DNA includes these proteins:
- a CDS encoding M4 family metallopeptidase, whose amino-acid sequence MKKSYVKNAMFLAFLLPGVFTMNAQDNTKPRQIKFKNSSKIALTKAPVLIKEKLRLSSEDNLIKVQSRQDELGFTHNKYQQKFKGIKVEFATYMAHAKNGNLQSMNGELYDVSSVNIVPKLSKEIAFNRAITHTGAEKYLWDSPKAAKEMDNYKKPVGELLILPGEVIGKDKARLAYKFDIYATQPLSRGHLYIDAHTGEVLFFNAIIKHLDEHAHSSKNLGTVNNSIKDKIIETLATGNAATRYSGTQSITTRVIGSSYALRDNTRGNGVNTYNSGGQPSYPSTNFTDADNNWTAAEFDNAAKDNAALDAHWGAEKTYDYFQSKHNRNSFNGSGAAINSYVHYDNVAGGLGYDNAFWNGSVMTYGDGSSNGSEGNGNFDALTSIDVAAHEIGHAVCSNTANLAYQRESGGLNEGFSDIWGAAVEHFAKGNGNDSAPSASVWLIGDEIDRRTGAVALRSMSNPNERNQPDTYGGTYWKEPNCGTPTQSNDYCGVHTNSGVLNYWFYLLTVGGSGTNDINNSFNVTGIGMTKAAKISYRLEVNYLSANSKFEDARNGAISAATDLYGANSDEVKSVTNAWHAVGVGDAFVESCALAAPTNFAGSSINDNGFTLTWTAVTGASSYTVTVNGTDSTVNGTSKVITGLTAGTAYVCVVKAKCSSGGDGAASNVSVTTTGTAPVNYCSSKGNSVSDEYIQKVELGSISNTSTGGNGYTDHTSISTNLAKGTSHSITITPKWTGTVYNEGYGVFIDYNKDGDFSDSGETVWTKAASKDTSVSGSFTVPSGASEGATRMRVILRYNAVPSACGSYNYGETEDYTVVIGSAQADTQAPSAPSSLAASSVSQTSLSLGWTASTDNVGVTGYDVYRGSTKIGSTTTATSYNVTGLTANTAYTFSVKAKDAASNESSSSNVVNVTTLGTVVSYCTSKGNRVTYEWIDYVSFGGMTNSTGKNGGYGDFTSKTATVAQGSTNQLVVSAGFRSTAYNEFFTIWIDYNQNGTFESSEKVASGNSTSSGNLSYNVNVPSGASLGTTRMRVSMKYNGASTACETFADGEVEDYTVNITTASASIINTLTSTIKADALTNERVLDLMTYPNPAINTVQVKFASKAENITYRIVNTIGSVVKSGRITSTNLDVSSLNSGIYMLEINDGQKQLKTKLVKK is encoded by the coding sequence ATGAAAAAAAGTTACGTTAAAAACGCAATGTTTTTGGCTTTTTTGTTGCCTGGTGTGTTCACTATGAATGCTCAAGATAACACTAAACCAAGACAAATTAAATTTAAAAATTCTTCAAAAATTGCTTTAACTAAAGCTCCAGTTTTAATTAAAGAAAAGCTTAGATTATCTTCTGAAGATAATTTAATAAAAGTACAATCTAGGCAAGATGAATTAGGTTTTACGCATAATAAATATCAACAAAAATTTAAAGGGATTAAGGTTGAGTTTGCTACCTACATGGCGCATGCAAAGAATGGGAACTTACAGAGTATGAATGGAGAACTTTATGATGTAAGTAGTGTGAATATAGTTCCAAAATTATCTAAAGAAATAGCTTTTAATAGAGCTATAACTCATACAGGTGCTGAAAAATACCTTTGGGATTCTCCTAAAGCAGCAAAAGAAATGGATAATTATAAAAAGCCAGTGGGAGAATTGTTAATACTTCCAGGAGAAGTTATAGGAAAAGATAAAGCAAGATTGGCATATAAATTTGATATCTATGCAACACAGCCTTTAAGTAGAGGTCATCTATACATAGATGCTCATACTGGGGAAGTTTTGTTTTTTAATGCAATAATTAAGCATTTAGATGAACATGCACATTCTTCAAAGAATTTAGGAACTGTAAATAATAGTATAAAAGATAAAATTATTGAAACTTTAGCTACTGGTAATGCAGCAACTAGGTATAGTGGAACACAGTCTATAACTACCAGGGTAATTGGTAGTAGTTATGCGTTAAGAGATAATACTAGAGGAAATGGAGTTAACACTTATAATAGTGGAGGTCAACCGAGTTATCCATCAACAAATTTTACAGATGCTGATAATAATTGGACAGCGGCAGAATTTGATAATGCAGCAAAAGATAATGCAGCTTTAGATGCGCACTGGGGAGCTGAGAAAACATATGACTATTTTCAATCTAAACACAATAGAAATAGTTTTAACGGATCTGGAGCAGCAATAAATAGTTATGTACATTACGATAATGTAGCAGGAGGATTAGGTTATGATAATGCTTTTTGGAATGGTTCGGTAATGACTTATGGTGATGGATCATCAAATGGAAGTGAAGGAAATGGTAATTTTGATGCTTTAACATCTATTGATGTTGCAGCTCATGAAATAGGTCACGCTGTTTGTTCAAATACTGCAAACTTAGCTTATCAAAGAGAATCTGGAGGATTAAATGAAGGGTTTTCTGATATTTGGGGAGCTGCAGTTGAGCATTTTGCAAAAGGAAATGGTAATGATAGTGCACCAAGCGCTTCAGTTTGGTTAATAGGTGATGAAATAGATAGAAGAACTGGCGCAGTAGCTTTACGTTCTATGAGTAACCCTAATGAAAGAAATCAACCTGATACTTATGGAGGAACTTATTGGAAAGAACCAAATTGTGGAACACCAACACAATCAAATGATTATTGTGGTGTACACACAAACTCAGGAGTATTAAATTATTGGTTTTATTTATTAACTGTAGGTGGATCTGGAACAAATGACATTAATAATTCATTTAATGTTACAGGTATTGGAATGACTAAAGCAGCTAAAATTTCTTATCGTTTAGAAGTAAATTATTTATCTGCTAATTCTAAATTTGAGGATGCTAGAAATGGTGCCATATCGGCAGCTACAGATTTATACGGAGCTAATAGTGATGAGGTAAAATCAGTAACTAATGCTTGGCATGCTGTTGGTGTAGGAGATGCATTTGTTGAATCTTGTGCATTAGCAGCACCTACTAATTTTGCAGGTTCTAGTATTAATGATAATGGATTTACTTTAACATGGACAGCAGTTACAGGAGCAAGCTCTTATACAGTAACAGTTAATGGAACAGATAGTACAGTTAATGGAACATCTAAGGTAATTACTGGCTTAACTGCAGGAACAGCTTATGTATGTGTAGTGAAAGCAAAATGTTCATCAGGAGGAGATGGAGCAGCATCTAATGTTAGTGTAACAACTACTGGAACAGCTCCAGTTAATTATTGTTCATCAAAAGGAAATAGTGTATCAGATGAATATATTCAAAAAGTAGAATTAGGAAGTATAAGTAATACTTCAACAGGAGGAAATGGATATACAGATCACACTTCTATCTCTACCAATTTAGCAAAAGGAACTTCTCATAGTATTACGATTACGCCAAAATGGACAGGAACGGTTTACAATGAAGGTTATGGAGTTTTTATTGATTATAATAAAGATGGAGATTTTTCAGATTCAGGCGAAACAGTTTGGACAAAAGCAGCTTCAAAAGATACATCAGTAAGTGGTTCTTTTACAGTACCATCAGGAGCAAGTGAAGGAGCAACTCGAATGAGAGTTATATTGCGTTATAATGCAGTTCCAAGTGCATGTGGATCATACAACTATGGAGAGACAGAAGATTATACAGTAGTGATAGGATCAGCACAAGCAGATACTCAAGCACCAAGTGCACCAAGTAGTTTAGCTGCTTCAAGTGTTTCACAAACAAGTTTAAGTTTAGGATGGACAGCATCAACTGATAATGTAGGAGTAACAGGCTATGATGTTTATAGAGGATCAACAAAAATAGGATCAACAACAACAGCAACAAGCTATAATGTAACAGGATTAACAGCAAATACAGCATATACTTTTTCAGTAAAAGCAAAAGATGCAGCCTCAAATGAATCAAGTTCAAGTAATGTTGTAAATGTAACTACTTTAGGAACAGTAGTAAGCTACTGTACTTCTAAAGGGAATAGAGTTACTTATGAATGGATAGATTATGTATCATTTGGAGGAATGACTAACAGTACTGGAAAAAATGGTGGATATGGAGATTTCACATCTAAAACGGCAACGGTAGCTCAGGGAAGTACAAATCAACTAGTGGTAAGTGCAGGTTTTAGAAGCACAGCTTATAATGAGTTTTTTACAATATGGATTGATTATAACCAGAATGGAACTTTTGAATCAAGTGAAAAAGTAGCATCAGGAAATTCAACAAGTTCAGGAAATTTATCATACAACGTAAATGTACCATCAGGAGCTAGCTTAGGAACAACAAGAATGCGTGTATCAATGAAATACAACGGAGCATCTACAGCATGTGAAACTTTTGCTGATGGGGAAGTTGAAGATTATACTGTAAATATTACTACAGCTAGTGCTTCAATTATTAATACTTTAACATCAACAATTAAAGCAGATGCTCTTACAAATGAAAGAGTTTTAGATTTAATGACATACCCAAATCCAGCTATTAATACTGTTCAAGTTAAGTTTGCTTCAAAAGCAGAAAACATTACTTATAGAATTGTAAATACTATAGGAAGTGTAGTAAAATCTGGAAGAATAACATCAACAAATTTAGATGTTTCAAGTTTAAATTCTGGAATTTATATGTTAGAAATAAATGATGGTCAAAAACAATTAAAAACTAAATTGGTAAAAAAGTAA
- a CDS encoding GEVED domain-containing protein — MKRRIILALTCLFFVGANFAQEKRNCHAMENLEHRQSQDPLLKERMQKIEAFTQKRVKEMQNTKNKIVGNVIQLPVVVHVIYSNSQENISVAQIQSQIDVLNEDFRRTNADKTNKWSQAADTEIEFYLAKVDPNGNPTTGITRKSSTKTSWGTSDAMKKLSQGGVNPWNTAEYLNMWVCNIGGGILGYAQFPGGSAATDGVVMSPQYFGSKDKGTGFYLAAKFDKGRTTTHEVGHFLNLRHIWGDGACGTDDFVSDTPESDAANYGCVTGHTSCGSEDMVQNYMDYSDDACMNLYTAGQKTRMRAVLDAGGVRRSLALSDKTGGSTACTATVPTGVSTSSVTSSGASVSWTAVSGATYDVRYRQTGTSSWTTNAVTGTSTSLSGLSASTQYEVQVRSKCTSGNSAYSASVNFTTPVVTISYCSSKGNSVSDEYIQKVELGSISNTSTGGNGYTDHTSISTNLAKGTSHSITITPKWTGTVYNEGYGVFIDYNKDGDFSDSGETVWTKAASKDTSVSGSFTVPSGASEGATRMRVILRYNAVPSACGSYNYGETEDYTVVIGSAQADTQAPSAPSSLAASSVSQTSLSLGWTASTDNVGVTGYDVYRGSTKIGSTTTATSYNVTGLTANTAYTFSVKAKDAASNESSSSNVVNVTTLSNTVSYCASKGNNINYEWIDYVSFGGMTNTTGANGGYGDFTSKTATVAQGSTNQLVVSAGFTSTAYNEYYSIWIDYNQNGTFESSEKVASGNSTSSGNLSYNVSVPSGASLGTTRMRVSMKWNAAQTACEAFSYGEVEDYTVNITSNVSRGTILDNVAPLTNENVLDLMAHPSPATNFVQVKLASRAENSTYRITNTIGSVVLSGDLNSSILNVSKLNSGVYILEVNDGQKSLTTKFIKK; from the coding sequence ATGAAACGAAGAATTATTTTAGCACTTACGTGCTTGTTTTTTGTGGGTGCTAATTTCGCCCAAGAAAAAAGAAATTGCCATGCAATGGAAAATCTTGAACACCGTCAATCTCAAGATCCATTATTAAAAGAAAGAATGCAAAAAATTGAAGCTTTTACTCAAAAAAGAGTAAAAGAAATGCAAAACACTAAAAACAAAATAGTAGGTAATGTTATTCAATTACCAGTAGTAGTACATGTAATTTATAGTAATTCACAAGAAAACATTAGTGTTGCTCAAATCCAATCTCAAATTGATGTTCTTAATGAAGATTTTAGAAGAACAAATGCTGATAAAACAAATAAGTGGTCTCAAGCTGCTGATACAGAAATAGAGTTTTATTTAGCGAAGGTTGATCCAAATGGAAACCCTACAACAGGTATTACAAGAAAATCATCTACAAAAACATCATGGGGAACCAGTGATGCAATGAAAAAGTTATCTCAAGGAGGAGTAAATCCTTGGAATACTGCCGAGTATTTAAATATGTGGGTATGTAATATTGGTGGAGGAATCCTTGGATATGCACAATTCCCAGGAGGAAGTGCTGCAACTGATGGAGTTGTAATGAGTCCACAATATTTTGGTAGTAAGGATAAAGGTACTGGTTTTTATTTAGCTGCTAAATTCGATAAAGGAAGAACTACCACACACGAAGTAGGACACTTCTTAAACTTACGCCATATTTGGGGTGATGGAGCATGTGGTACTGATGATTTCGTATCTGATACACCTGAATCTGATGCAGCTAATTATGGATGTGTAACTGGTCATACTTCTTGTGGTTCTGAAGATATGGTACAAAACTATATGGATTATTCTGATGATGCTTGTATGAATTTATATACAGCAGGTCAAAAGACTAGAATGAGAGCTGTTTTAGATGCTGGAGGAGTTAGACGTTCGTTAGCATTATCTGATAAAACTGGAGGATCTACCGCTTGTACTGCAACTGTACCAACTGGTGTTAGTACATCTAGTGTTACTTCTTCTGGAGCGTCAGTTTCTTGGACAGCAGTGTCTGGAGCTACCTATGATGTAAGATACCGTCAAACAGGAACAAGTTCTTGGACTACGAATGCAGTAACTGGTACTTCAACTAGTTTAAGTGGGTTATCAGCTTCTACTCAATACGAAGTTCAGGTACGTAGTAAATGTACGTCTGGAAACTCTGCTTATAGTGCATCAGTAAACTTTACAACACCTGTAGTAACGATATCATATTGTTCATCAAAAGGAAATAGTGTATCAGATGAATATATTCAAAAAGTAGAATTAGGAAGTATAAGTAATACTTCAACAGGAGGAAATGGATATACAGATCACACTTCTATCTCTACCAATTTAGCAAAAGGAACTTCTCATAGTATTACGATTACGCCAAAATGGACAGGAACGGTTTACAATGAAGGTTATGGAGTTTTTATTGATTATAATAAAGATGGAGATTTTTCAGATTCAGGCGAAACAGTTTGGACAAAAGCAGCTTCAAAAGATACATCAGTAAGTGGTTCTTTTACAGTACCATCAGGAGCAAGTGAAGGAGCAACACGAATGAGAGTAATATTACGTTATAATGCAGTTCCAAGTGCATGTGGATCATACAACTATGGAGAGACAGAAGATTATACAGTAGTGATAGGATCAGCACAAGCAGATACTCAAGCACCAAGTGCACCAAGTAGTTTAGCTGCTTCAAGTGTTTCACAAACAAGTTTAAGTTTAGGATGGACAGCATCAACTGATAATGTAGGAGTAACAGGCTATGATGTATATAGAGGATCAACAAAAATAGGATCAACAACAACAGCAACAAGCTATAATGTAACAGGATTAACAGCAAATACAGCATATACTTTTTCAGTAAAAGCAAAAGATGCAGCCTCAAATGAATCAAGTTCAAGTAATGTTGTAAATGTAACTACTTTATCAAACACAGTATCTTATTGTGCTTCGAAAGGAAACAATATAAATTACGAGTGGATTGATTATGTATCATTTGGAGGAATGACTAATACTACAGGTGCAAATGGTGGATATGGTGACTTTACATCTAAAACTGCAACTGTAGCACAAGGAAGTACAAATCAACTAGTGGTAAGTGCAGGCTTTACAAGTACTGCCTATAATGAATATTACTCAATATGGATTGATTACAACCAGAATGGAACTTTTGAGTCAAGTGAAAAAGTAGCATCAGGAAACTCAACAAGTTCAGGGAATTTATCATACAACGTAAGTGTACCATCAGGAGCTAGTTTAGGAACAACAAGAATGCGTGTATCTATGAAATGGAACGCAGCTCAAACCGCTTGTGAAGCATTTTCTTATGGTGAAGTTGAAGATTATACGGTAAATATTACTTCAAATGTAAGTAGAGGTACAATTCTAGATAATGTTGCACCATTAACAAATGAAAATGTTTTGGATTTAATGGCTCATCCAAGTCCTGCAACAAATTTTGTACAAGTAAAATTAGCTTCAAGAGCTGAAAATTCAACTTACAGAATAACAAATACTATAGGAAGTGTTGTTTTATCTGGTGATTTGAACTCTTCTATTCTTAATGTTTCGAAATTAAATTCTGGGGTTTATATTCTAGAAGTTAATGATGGTCAAAAATCATTAACAACCAAATTTATTAAAAAGTAA